In the genome of Cronobacter malonaticus LMG 23826, one region contains:
- the ydgT gene encoding transcription modulator YdgT, with product MTVQDYLLKFRKISTLESLEKLFDHLNYTLTDNQEIINMYRAADHRRAELVSGGRLFDLGQVPKTVWRYVQ from the coding sequence ATGACCGTTCAGGACTATTTATTAAAGTTTCGTAAAATCAGCACGCTTGAAAGTCTGGAAAAATTGTTCGACCACCTTAATTACACCCTTACGGATAATCAGGAAATTATCAATATGTATCGCGCCGCGGATCATCGTCGGGCGGAGCTGGTGTCAGGCGGCCGTCTGTTCGATCTCGGCCAGGTGCCGAAAACCGTCTGGCGTTACGTGCAGTAA
- a CDS encoding DUF2569 domain-containing protein has product MSDASPMRIGGWLLAPLAWLLMSLLSTTLAVALYVMGLASPQVHQAISAQGTTQVLFWYGSMLCAMAMWGYTLWLTVAFFKRRQGVPRHYIIWLLLTVLLAIKSFAFSPVSDTLAVRQLLFPLLAAALLVPYFKRSARVKQTFVRAK; this is encoded by the coding sequence ATGTCCGACGCGTCCCCGATGCGTATCGGAGGCTGGTTGCTCGCCCCTCTCGCCTGGTTATTGATGTCGTTACTCAGCACCACGCTTGCCGTCGCGCTCTATGTGATGGGACTTGCTTCCCCGCAAGTCCATCAGGCGATCAGCGCGCAAGGCACTACGCAAGTGCTTTTCTGGTATGGCTCGATGCTGTGCGCCATGGCGATGTGGGGCTATACGCTCTGGCTGACCGTCGCTTTTTTCAAACGCCGTCAGGGTGTGCCGCGCCACTATATTATCTGGCTGTTGCTGACCGTCCTGCTGGCGATAAAATCTTTTGCGTTCTCGCCGGTGAGCGACACGCTGGCGGTGCGTCAGTTGCTGTTCCCGCTGCTGGCCGCGGCGCTGCTGGTGCCCTATTTTAAGCGCTCGGCGCGCGTGAAGCAGACCTTTGTCAGGGCAAAATAA
- the rsxA gene encoding electron transport complex subunit RsxA, protein MSDYLLLFVGTVLVNNFVLVKFLGLCPFMGVSKKLESAIGMGMATTFVMTLATIFSWIIDHLILVPLELVYLRTMAFILVIAVVVQFTEMVVRKTSPALYRLLGIYLPLITTNCAVLGVALLSINLNHTFLQSALYGFSAAVGFSLVMVLFAAIRERLVVADVPLPFRGNAIALVTAGLMSLAFMGFSGLVKF, encoded by the coding sequence ATGTCTGATTATTTGCTGTTATTTGTTGGAACGGTGCTGGTCAATAACTTCGTTCTCGTGAAGTTTCTCGGCCTGTGTCCGTTTATGGGTGTTTCCAAAAAGCTGGAATCCGCGATCGGCATGGGAATGGCGACCACGTTCGTGATGACCCTTGCAACGATTTTTTCGTGGATTATCGATCACCTGATTCTGGTGCCGCTTGAGCTGGTCTACCTGCGCACGATGGCCTTTATTCTGGTTATCGCGGTGGTGGTGCAGTTCACCGAAATGGTGGTGCGTAAAACCAGTCCGGCGCTCTATCGCCTGCTGGGCATCTACCTGCCGCTGATCACCACTAACTGCGCCGTACTGGGCGTGGCGCTGCTTAGCATCAATCTAAACCATACCTTTTTGCAGTCGGCGCTGTACGGTTTTTCCGCCGCGGTCGGCTTCTCGCTGGTCATGGTGCTGTTCGCCGCCATTCGCGAGCGTCTGGTTGTCGCCGATGTCCCGCTGCCGTTTCGCGGCAACGCGATCGCGCTGGTCACTGCGGGCCTGATGTCTCTGGCCTTTATGGGCTTTAGCGGGCTGGTGAAGTTCTGA
- the rsxB gene encoding electron transport complex subunit RsxB: protein MEMIVIAVIALTLLALLFGMLLGYASRRFAAEEDPVVDQVDELLPQSQCGQCGYPGCRPYAEAVANNGEQINRCVPGGEPVMQKIATLLNVEPQPLDGDAAMAEPVRMLAVIDEPNCIGCTKCIQACPVDAIVGATRAMHTVMSDLCTGCNLCVDPCPTQCIELRPAATTTDNWKWDLNTIPVRNIPVEQHA, encoded by the coding sequence ATGGAAATGATTGTTATCGCGGTTATCGCGCTGACGCTGCTGGCTCTGCTTTTCGGCATGCTGCTGGGCTACGCCTCGCGCCGCTTCGCCGCGGAAGAAGATCCGGTGGTCGATCAGGTCGACGAACTGCTGCCGCAAAGCCAGTGCGGACAGTGCGGCTACCCAGGCTGCCGCCCGTATGCCGAAGCAGTCGCGAATAACGGCGAGCAGATCAACCGCTGCGTGCCCGGCGGCGAGCCGGTGATGCAAAAAATCGCCACGCTGCTTAACGTCGAGCCGCAGCCGCTGGACGGCGACGCTGCCATGGCCGAGCCGGTGCGTATGCTGGCCGTGATCGACGAGCCGAACTGCATCGGCTGCACCAAATGTATTCAGGCCTGTCCGGTGGACGCTATCGTCGGTGCTACGCGCGCCATGCACACCGTGATGAGCGACCTCTGCACCGGTTGTAATCTCTGTGTAGACCCCTGTCCGACGCAGTGCATAGAACTGCGCCCGGCCGCCACCACGACGGATAACTGGAAATGGGATCTCAACACCATTCCGGTGCGTAACATTCCTGTGGAACAACATGCTTAA
- the rsxC gene encoding electron transport complex subunit RsxC: MLKLFSAFRKEKVWDFNGGIHPPEMKTQSNGTPLRQLPLPGRFIIPLKQHIGSEGEICVAPGDKVLRGQQLTVGRGRMLPVHAPTSGTVTAIMPHPTAHPSALPELSIIIDADGEDRWIARDGWSDYQCRSREALIERIHQFGVAGLGGAGFPTGTKLQGGGDKIETLIINAAECEPYITADDRLMQDCAAQIIDGVRILAHILQPREVLIGIEDNKPQAISMMRAVLHGEHKIRLRVIPTKYPSGGAKQLTQILTGKQVPHGGRSSDIGVLMQNVGTAFAVKRAIIDGEPLTERVVTLTGEAVGRPGNVWARIGTPVRHLLEHAGFIPTSEQLVIMGGPLMGFTLPGLDVPVVKITNCLLAPSATEMGAPQEEQHCIRCSACADACPADLLPQQLYWFSVGQQHDKATAHNLADCIECGACAYVCPSNIPLVQYFRQEKAEIRAIAEEEKRAAEAKARFEARQARLEREKAARLERHKKSAVQPSGQDQDAIQAALARVREKKGDDQPIIVAAGAKPDNSAVIAAREARKAEARARQAEKVQQEMAANSSVPAHEATEPEIDASAESVDPRKAAVEAAIARAKARKAAQAGENATADATPAEPVDPRKAAVEAAIARAKARKAAQAGENATADATPAEPVDPRKAAVEAAIARAKARKAAQAGENATADATPAEPVDPRKAAVEAAIARAKARKAAQAGENATADEKPAEPLDPRKAAVEAAIARAKARKAAQAGENATANEKPAEPVDPRKAAVEAAVARAKARKAAQANERAQAANEEDEADDPRKAAVAAAIARVQARKAAEKVVNED, translated from the coding sequence ATGCTTAAGTTATTTTCTGCGTTCAGAAAAGAGAAAGTCTGGGATTTCAACGGCGGCATTCATCCGCCGGAGATGAAAACCCAGTCTAACGGCACCCCGCTGCGCCAGTTGCCGCTGCCGGGCCGTTTTATTATTCCGCTCAAACAGCATATCGGTAGCGAAGGCGAGATTTGCGTAGCGCCAGGCGATAAAGTTCTGCGCGGCCAGCAGCTCACCGTTGGCCGTGGCCGTATGCTGCCGGTACATGCGCCCACCTCAGGCACCGTAACGGCAATTATGCCGCACCCGACGGCGCATCCTTCCGCCCTGCCGGAACTCTCCATAATTATCGACGCCGACGGCGAAGACAGGTGGATTGCCCGCGACGGCTGGAGCGACTACCAGTGCCGCAGCCGCGAAGCGCTGATCGAACGTATTCATCAGTTCGGCGTCGCAGGGCTTGGCGGCGCGGGATTCCCGACCGGCACTAAGCTTCAGGGCGGCGGCGATAAAATCGAAACGCTGATTATCAATGCCGCGGAGTGCGAGCCATATATCACCGCCGATGACCGCCTGATGCAGGATTGCGCCGCGCAGATTATCGACGGTGTGCGTATTCTTGCGCATATTCTTCAGCCGCGCGAAGTGCTGATCGGCATCGAAGATAACAAGCCGCAAGCGATCTCGATGATGCGCGCCGTGCTGCACGGCGAGCATAAAATTCGCCTGCGCGTGATCCCGACCAAATACCCGTCGGGCGGCGCTAAACAGCTCACCCAAATCCTGACCGGCAAACAGGTGCCGCATGGCGGTCGCTCCTCTGATATCGGCGTGCTGATGCAGAACGTCGGCACCGCGTTTGCCGTCAAGCGCGCGATTATCGATGGTGAGCCGCTGACCGAACGCGTAGTGACGCTGACAGGCGAAGCCGTCGGCCGTCCGGGTAACGTCTGGGCGCGTATCGGGACGCCGGTGCGCCACCTGCTGGAACACGCCGGGTTTATCCCGACCAGCGAGCAGCTGGTTATCATGGGCGGCCCGCTGATGGGCTTCACCCTGCCCGGCCTTGACGTGCCGGTGGTGAAAATCACTAACTGCCTGCTGGCGCCTTCCGCCACTGAAATGGGCGCGCCGCAGGAAGAGCAGCACTGCATCCGTTGCAGCGCCTGCGCCGACGCCTGCCCGGCCGACCTGCTGCCGCAGCAGCTTTACTGGTTCAGCGTCGGCCAGCAGCATGATAAAGCCACCGCCCACAATCTGGCGGACTGTATCGAATGCGGCGCGTGTGCGTATGTCTGCCCGAGCAATATTCCGCTGGTGCAATATTTCCGTCAGGAAAAAGCGGAAATTCGCGCTATCGCCGAAGAAGAAAAACGCGCCGCGGAAGCTAAAGCGCGCTTTGAAGCGCGCCAGGCTCGTCTTGAGCGTGAAAAAGCCGCGCGCCTTGAGCGCCATAAAAAATCTGCCGTACAGCCTTCAGGCCAGGATCAGGACGCCATTCAGGCGGCGCTGGCACGTGTTCGCGAGAAGAAAGGCGATGATCAGCCGATCATAGTGGCCGCCGGGGCGAAACCGGATAACAGCGCGGTGATTGCCGCCCGTGAAGCCCGTAAAGCGGAAGCCCGCGCACGTCAGGCGGAGAAAGTGCAGCAGGAAATGGCCGCGAACAGCTCCGTACCTGCACACGAAGCAACGGAACCGGAAATTGACGCCAGCGCGGAATCCGTCGACCCGCGCAAAGCCGCCGTTGAAGCCGCCATCGCCCGCGCTAAAGCCCGCAAAGCGGCGCAGGCCGGGGAAAACGCGACTGCCGACGCAACGCCTGCCGAGCCGGTCGACCCGCGCAAAGCCGCCGTCGAAGCCGCCATTGCCCGTGCCAAAGCCCGTAAAGCGGCGCAGGCCGGGGAAAACGCGACTGCCGACGCGACGCCTGCCGAGCCGGTCGACCCGCGCAAAGCCGCCGTGGAAGCGGCCATCGCCCGTGCCAAAGCCCGCAAAGCGGCGCAGGCCGGGGAAAACGCGACTGCCGACGCAACGCCTGCCGAGCCGGTCGACCCGCGCAAAGCCGCCGTGGAAGCGGCCATTGCCCGTGCCAAAGCCCGTAAAGCGGCGCAGGCCGGGGAAAACGCGACCGCAGACGAAAAACCTGCCGAGCCGCTCGACCCGCGCAAAGCTGCCGTGGAAGCCGCCATCGCCCGTGCCAAAGCCCGCAAAGCGGCGCAGGCCGGGGAAAACGCGACCGCAAACGAAAAACCTGCCGAGCCGGTCGACCCACGCAAAGCCGCTGTAGAAGCCGCTGTTGCCCGCGCCAAAGCGCGTAAAGCGGCGCAGGCGAATGAGCGCGCGCAGGCGGCGAATGAAGAAGATGAAGCGGACGATCCGCGCAAGGCTGCCGTTGCCGCCGCGATTGCCCGCGTGCAGGCGCGCAAGGCTGCCGAAAAGGTTGTTAACGAGGATTAA
- the rsxD gene encoding electron transport complex subunit RsxD, with product MVFRIASSPYTHNQRQTSRIMMLVTLATVPGIAVQWYFFGYGSLVQILLAIVSALASEALVLRMRKLPLKSHLGDNSALLTGLLLGVSIPPLAPWWMVVLGTVFAVIIAKQLYGGLGHNPFNPAMIGYVVLLISFPVQMTNWLPPQQIAATAPGFLDALQVIFHGVTASGDTMTQLRLGIDGVSQATPLDTFKTGLHAGHPAGELLAQPIYGGALAGLGWQWVNLAYLAGGLFLLARGTIRWHIPVSFIVTLAVCSTLGWLLAPEKFLSPLMHLLSGATMLGAFFILTDPVTASTTNKGRLVFGALAGLLVWLIRNFGGYPDGVAFAVLLANITVPLIDYYTRPRVYGHR from the coding sequence ATGGTTTTCAGAATCGCGAGTTCCCCTTATACCCATAACCAGCGCCAGACGTCGCGTATCATGATGCTGGTGACGCTGGCCACCGTGCCGGGCATCGCCGTGCAGTGGTACTTTTTCGGCTACGGCAGCCTGGTGCAGATTCTGTTAGCCATCGTCAGCGCGCTTGCCAGCGAAGCGCTGGTATTGCGTATGCGTAAGCTGCCGCTGAAAAGCCATCTTGGCGACAACTCCGCGCTGCTGACCGGCCTGCTGCTGGGGGTGAGCATTCCGCCGCTGGCACCTTGGTGGATGGTCGTACTCGGCACCGTATTCGCCGTTATTATCGCCAAGCAGCTCTACGGCGGGCTGGGCCATAACCCGTTTAACCCGGCGATGATTGGCTACGTGGTGTTGCTTATCTCCTTCCCCGTACAGATGACCAACTGGCTGCCGCCGCAGCAGATCGCCGCCACGGCGCCGGGCTTTCTCGACGCGCTACAGGTGATTTTCCATGGCGTTACCGCCAGCGGCGACACCATGACGCAGCTGCGTCTCGGCATTGATGGCGTAAGCCAGGCCACACCGCTTGATACCTTTAAAACCGGCCTGCACGCCGGACATCCGGCAGGCGAACTGCTGGCACAGCCGATTTATGGCGGCGCGCTGGCGGGCCTCGGCTGGCAGTGGGTGAATCTCGCGTATCTGGCGGGCGGCCTGTTCCTGCTCGCGCGCGGCACCATCCGCTGGCATATTCCCGTGAGCTTTATCGTGACGCTCGCCGTGTGCTCAACGCTCGGCTGGCTTCTCGCGCCGGAAAAATTTCTGTCGCCGCTGATGCATCTGCTGTCGGGCGCGACGATGCTTGGCGCGTTCTTTATTCTTACCGATCCGGTCACGGCCTCGACCACCAATAAAGGCCGTCTGGTCTTCGGCGCGCTGGCGGGCCTGCTGGTGTGGCTGATTCGAAACTTCGGCGGCTACCCGGACGGCGTGGCGTTTGCCGTGCTGCTGGCGAATATCACCGTGCCGCTCATCGATTACTACACCCGCCCGCGGGTTTATGGTCACCGGTAA
- the rsxG gene encoding electron transport complex subunit RsxG — translation MLKTIQKHGVTLAVFAALTTGLTAMVNALTKTTIEGQAALQQKQLFDQVLPPEMYDNDIQQSCYLVTAPALGSGEKQLWVARKGDTPVAVVMQATAPDGYSGAIQLLVGADFKGTVLGTRVTEHHETPGLGDKIETRISNWITGFAGQVIQGPNDTRWAVKKDGGQFDQFTGATITPRAVVNAVKRAGLYAKTLEPQLSTLPSCGENP, via the coding sequence ATGCTTAAGACGATTCAAAAACATGGCGTGACGCTCGCCGTTTTCGCGGCTCTGACGACCGGTCTGACAGCGATGGTCAACGCGCTGACGAAAACCACGATTGAAGGCCAGGCGGCGCTTCAGCAGAAACAGCTGTTCGATCAAGTGCTGCCGCCAGAGATGTATGACAATGATATTCAGCAGAGCTGCTATCTTGTTACTGCCCCCGCGCTGGGCAGCGGCGAAAAACAGCTGTGGGTGGCGCGTAAAGGCGATACGCCAGTGGCGGTCGTCATGCAGGCGACGGCGCCGGATGGCTACTCCGGCGCGATTCAGTTGCTCGTTGGTGCAGATTTCAAAGGTACCGTGCTCGGCACGCGCGTGACGGAACATCATGAGACGCCAGGGCTTGGCGATAAAATCGAAACCCGCATCAGCAACTGGATCACCGGTTTTGCCGGTCAGGTGATCCAGGGGCCGAATGATACCCGCTGGGCGGTGAAAAAAGATGGTGGTCAGTTCGATCAGTTTACTGGCGCGACAATTACGCCGCGTGCGGTCGTGAACGCGGTGAAACGCGCAGGCCTGTATGCGAAGACGCTGGAGCCGCAGCTTTCCACCCTGCCTTCCTGTGGAGAAAACCCATGA
- a CDS encoding electron transport complex subunit E encodes MNDVKSILVNGLWKNNSALVQLLGMCPLLAVTSTATNALGLGLATTLVLTLTNASISAFRRWMPGEIRIPIYVMIIAAVVSIVQMLINAYAFGLYQSLGIFIPLIVTNCIVVGRAEAFAAKNGPLLSALDGFAIGMGATGAMFVLGSLREILGNGTLFDGADGLLGSWARVLRIEVFHTDTPFLLAMLPPGAFIGLGMMLAVKYLIDERMKRRAAKPVVVEAAAEKAS; translated from the coding sequence ATGAATGACGTGAAATCGATTCTGGTAAACGGGTTATGGAAAAATAACTCGGCGTTGGTGCAGTTGCTCGGCATGTGTCCGCTGCTGGCTGTGACGTCCACCGCCACTAACGCGCTCGGCCTTGGCCTTGCAACTACGCTGGTGCTGACGCTCACCAACGCCTCTATTTCAGCGTTTCGCCGCTGGATGCCGGGCGAGATCCGCATTCCTATTTACGTGATGATTATCGCGGCGGTAGTGAGCATCGTGCAGATGCTGATTAACGCCTATGCGTTCGGGCTGTACCAGTCGCTCGGCATTTTTATCCCGCTTATAGTGACGAATTGTATTGTCGTTGGGCGCGCGGAGGCGTTTGCCGCCAAAAACGGCCCGCTGCTCTCGGCGCTCGACGGTTTTGCCATCGGCATGGGCGCGACCGGCGCGATGTTCGTACTTGGCTCACTGCGTGAGATCCTTGGCAACGGTACGCTGTTTGACGGTGCAGATGGTCTGCTGGGTAGCTGGGCTCGCGTGCTGCGCATCGAAGTGTTCCATACCGACACGCCGTTCCTGCTGGCGATGCTGCCGCCTGGCGCGTTTATCGGCCTTGGTATGATGCTGGCAGTGAAATACCTGATTGACGAACGGATGAAACGTCGCGCCGCGAAACCGGTGGTGGTGGAGGCCGCAGCGGAAAAAGCGTCATGA
- the nth gene encoding endonuclease III has translation MNQAKRIEILTRLRANNPHPTTELHFTSPFELLIAVLLSAQATDVSVNKATAKLYPVANTPEAMLALGVDGVKEYIKTIGLFNSKAENVIKTCRILLEQHGGEVPEDRAALEALPGVGRKTANVVLNTAFGWPTIAVDTHIFRVSNRTKFAPGKNVEAVEEKLLKVVPAEFKVDCHHWLILHGRYTCIARKPRCGSCIIEDLCEYAEKVYE, from the coding sequence ATGAACCAGGCTAAACGTATCGAAATCCTTACCCGGCTTCGTGCGAACAATCCGCATCCGACGACGGAGCTGCACTTCACCAGTCCGTTTGAGTTGCTGATAGCCGTTCTGCTTTCGGCGCAGGCCACTGACGTGAGCGTGAACAAAGCCACAGCGAAGCTCTACCCTGTCGCCAACACGCCTGAGGCGATGCTGGCGCTCGGCGTGGACGGCGTGAAGGAGTACATCAAAACTATCGGGCTGTTTAACAGCAAAGCGGAGAACGTGATTAAGACCTGCCGCATTCTGCTTGAACAGCACGGCGGCGAGGTGCCGGAAGATCGCGCGGCGCTGGAGGCGCTGCCGGGCGTCGGGCGCAAAACGGCGAATGTGGTGCTTAACACAGCCTTCGGCTGGCCGACTATCGCCGTTGATACGCATATTTTTCGCGTCAGCAACCGCACAAAATTCGCGCCCGGCAAGAATGTCGAAGCCGTCGAAGAAAAGCTGTTAAAAGTGGTGCCGGCGGAGTTTAAAGTCGATTGTCACCACTGGCTTATCCTTCACGGGCGGTATACCTGCATCGCTCGTAAGCCGCGCTGCGGCTCGTGCATTATTGAAGATCTCTGCGAATACGCGGAGAAAGTTTACGAATAA
- the dtpA gene encoding dipeptide/tripeptide permease DtpA — translation MSTANKKPAESVSMNAFKQPKSFYLIFSIELWERFGYYGLQGIMAVYLVKQLGMSEADSITLFSSFSALVYGLVAIGGWLGDKVLGTKRVIMLGTIVLAIGYALVAWSGHDAGIVYFGMATIAVGNGLFKANPSSLLSTCYEKDDPRLDGAFTMYYMAINIGSFFSMLATPWLAEKFGWSVAFSLSFVGMLITLVNFIFCKKWVKDYGSKPDFAPLHVGKLLATIAGIVVLVAIATWLLHNQGIARMVLGVVALGIVIIFAKEAFAMQGAARRKMIVAFILMLEAIVFFVLYQQMPTSLNFFAIRNVEHSILGIAFQPEQFQALNPFWIMIGSPILAAIYNKLGDRLPMPFKFTIGMMLCSGAFLVLPLGAKFASEAGIVSVNWLILSYALQSIGELMISGLGLAMVAQLVPQRLMGFIMGSWFLTTAGAAMIAGKVANLMAVPENVTDPLQSLDVYGRVFMQIGIVTGVIAVLMLLTAPLLNRMTQDDKATETDTAHA, via the coding sequence GTGTCGACTGCAAACAAAAAACCAGCAGAAAGCGTAAGTATGAACGCTTTTAAACAACCGAAATCGTTTTATCTGATTTTCTCGATTGAGTTATGGGAGCGTTTCGGTTACTACGGCCTGCAAGGGATTATGGCTGTTTACCTGGTGAAACAACTGGGTATGTCGGAAGCGGATTCCATTACGTTGTTCTCCTCCTTCAGCGCGCTGGTGTATGGCCTGGTAGCTATTGGCGGCTGGCTGGGCGATAAGGTGCTCGGCACCAAACGCGTGATTATGCTCGGCACCATTGTGCTGGCTATCGGCTATGCGCTGGTGGCGTGGTCTGGTCACGATGCCGGTATCGTTTACTTTGGTATGGCGACCATCGCGGTGGGTAATGGCCTGTTTAAAGCCAACCCGTCATCCCTGCTCTCTACCTGCTATGAGAAAGATGACCCGCGTCTCGACGGCGCGTTCACCATGTATTACATGGCGATCAACATCGGTTCGTTCTTCTCCATGCTGGCTACCCCGTGGCTCGCTGAGAAATTCGGCTGGAGCGTGGCGTTCTCGCTGAGCTTTGTCGGTATGCTCATCACCCTCGTGAACTTCATTTTCTGCAAGAAGTGGGTGAAAGATTACGGCTCTAAACCCGACTTCGCGCCGCTGCACGTAGGTAAACTGCTGGCGACTATCGCGGGTATCGTGGTGCTGGTCGCTATCGCCACCTGGCTGCTGCATAACCAGGGCATCGCGCGTATGGTGCTGGGCGTGGTCGCTCTTGGTATCGTGATTATTTTCGCGAAAGAAGCCTTTGCGATGCAGGGTGCCGCGCGCCGCAAAATGATCGTGGCGTTTATCCTGATGCTGGAAGCGATTGTCTTCTTCGTGCTGTATCAGCAGATGCCGACGTCCCTGAACTTCTTCGCTATCCGTAACGTCGAACACTCAATTCTGGGTATCGCGTTCCAGCCGGAGCAGTTCCAGGCGCTGAACCCGTTCTGGATCATGATTGGCAGCCCGATTCTGGCCGCTATCTATAACAAGCTGGGTGACCGCCTGCCAATGCCGTTTAAGTTCACCATCGGTATGATGCTGTGCTCTGGCGCGTTCCTGGTGCTGCCGCTGGGCGCGAAATTCGCCTCTGAAGCCGGTATCGTGTCCGTGAACTGGCTGATTCTGAGCTACGCGCTGCAGAGTATCGGTGAGCTGATGATTTCCGGCCTCGGCCTTGCGATGGTTGCGCAGCTCGTGCCGCAGCGTCTGATGGGCTTCATCATGGGTAGCTGGTTCCTGACCACCGCTGGCGCGGCGATGATTGCCGGTAAAGTCGCTAACCTTATGGCAGTGCCGGAAAACGTCACCGACCCGCTGCAGTCGCTGGACGTTTACGGCCGCGTCTTCATGCAGATTGGTATCGTCACGGGCGTTATCGCCGTGCTGATGCTGCTCACGGCTCCCCTGCTGAACCGCATGACGCAGGATGATAAAGCGACAGAAACAGACACCGCACACGCGTAA
- the gstA gene encoding glutathione transferase GstA: MKLFYKAGACSLSPHIILREANIDFTLVAVDLAAKRTETGEDYLTINPKGQVPALLLDDNTLLTEGVAIVQYIADLVPDRQLLAPVGSMTRYHTLEWLNYIATELHKGFTPLFRPDTPDEYKTIARAQLQKKFAYVNEALAQKQWLMGLRFSVADAYLFTVLNWAKAVGLEMQAFDNIADYQARVKARPAVEAALKAEGLSA, from the coding sequence ATGAAACTGTTTTACAAAGCCGGCGCGTGTTCGCTTTCGCCGCACATTATTCTGCGCGAAGCCAATATCGATTTCACGCTGGTGGCGGTGGATCTGGCCGCTAAACGTACGGAAACCGGCGAAGACTATCTGACCATTAACCCGAAAGGCCAGGTGCCGGCGCTGCTGCTGGATGACAATACGCTGCTCACGGAAGGCGTGGCTATCGTGCAGTACATCGCAGATCTTGTCCCGGACCGCCAGTTGCTCGCGCCGGTTGGCAGCATGACCCGTTATCATACGCTGGAGTGGCTGAACTATATCGCCACCGAGCTGCATAAAGGCTTCACGCCGCTGTTCCGCCCGGATACACCGGACGAGTACAAGACCATTGCTCGCGCGCAGCTGCAGAAGAAATTCGCGTACGTGAATGAGGCATTGGCGCAGAAACAGTGGCTGATGGGGCTACGTTTCAGCGTGGCGGATGCGTATCTGTTTACCGTGCTGAACTGGGCGAAAGCGGTCGGGCTTGAGATGCAGGCGTTTGACAATATTGCTGACTACCAGGCGCGCGTCAAAGCGCGTCCTGCCGTCGAGGCGGCGCTCAAAGCGGAAGGCCTGAGCGCGTAA
- the pdxY gene encoding pyridoxal kinase PdxY, protein MKNILAIQSHVVFGHAGNSAAEFPMRRLGANVWPLNTVQFSNHTQYGQWTGAVMPPSHLTEIVQGIAAIGQLSRCDAVLSGYLGSAEQGEHILEIVRQVKAANPQAKYFCDPVMGHPEKGCIVAPGVAEFHARFALPASDIIAPNLLELEMLSGHAVASVEEAVATARELIARGPQIVLVKHLARAGYQQDRFEMLLVTSDEAWHISRPLVDFGARQPVGVGDVTSGLLLVKLLQGATLREALEHVTAAVYDIMVTTKRMEEYELQVVAAQEGIAQPEHYFTAVKL, encoded by the coding sequence ATGAAGAATATTCTCGCCATTCAGTCTCACGTGGTGTTTGGTCACGCCGGCAACAGCGCGGCTGAATTCCCGATGCGCCGTCTGGGCGCCAATGTCTGGCCGCTTAATACGGTGCAGTTTTCCAACCACACGCAATATGGTCAGTGGACCGGCGCCGTGATGCCGCCGTCGCACCTGACGGAAATCGTGCAGGGCATCGCGGCTATCGGCCAGCTGTCGCGCTGTGACGCGGTGCTGAGCGGCTATCTGGGATCGGCGGAGCAGGGCGAGCATATTCTGGAGATCGTCCGTCAGGTGAAGGCGGCCAATCCGCAGGCGAAATATTTCTGCGATCCGGTGATGGGCCACCCGGAAAAGGGCTGCATCGTGGCGCCGGGTGTGGCGGAGTTTCACGCGCGTTTCGCGTTGCCGGCAAGCGATATCATTGCGCCGAACCTGCTGGAACTGGAGATGCTGAGCGGCCATGCGGTGGCGAGCGTCGAAGAGGCTGTCGCGACCGCACGCGAGCTTATCGCCCGCGGCCCGCAGATTGTGCTGGTGAAACATCTGGCGCGCGCAGGCTATCAGCAGGACCGTTTTGAGATGCTGCTGGTGACCTCTGACGAGGCCTGGCACATCAGCCGTCCGCTGGTGGATTTCGGCGCGCGTCAGCCGGTCGGCGTGGGCGACGTGACGAGCGGTCTGCTGCTGGTGAAACTGCTACAGGGCGCGACGCTTCGCGAGGCGCTGGAGCATGTAACGGCGGCGGTCTACGACATCATGGTGACCACCAAACGCATGGAAGAGTATGAATTGCAGGTTGTGGCGGCGCAGGAGGGTATCGCGCAGCCGGAGCACTACTTTACGGCGGTAAAACTGTAA